The following are encoded together in the Nicotiana tabacum cultivar K326 unplaced genomic scaffold, ASM71507v2 Un00001, whole genome shotgun sequence genome:
- the LOC107827940 gene encoding nicotinamidase 1-like isoform X1: protein MVIKTIDILKNEIPIEEESLIITEDVKAGLVLVDIINGFCTVGAGNLAPREPNRQISEMIEESKRLARLFCDKKWPILAFLDSHQPHKLEHPYPPHCITGTDESNLVPALRWLEKEQNVTIRRKDCYDGYIGSFQEDGSNVFVDWVKNNKIQTLLVVGVCTDICVLDFVCSTLSAKNRGFLNPLEQVVVYSKGCATFDFPASMARNSKDISPHPQELMHHVGLYMAKERGAKIAREVSFDSLKKP from the exons ATGGTAATAAAAACAATAGATATTTTGAAGAATGAAATTCCCATAGAGGAGGAATCACTGATCATCACTGAAGATGTGAAAGCTGGTCTTGTTCTTGTGGATATCATCAATGGCTTTTGCACTGTTGGAGCTGGAAATCTG GCACCAAGAGAGCCAAACAGGCAGATCTCTGAAATGATTGAGGAATCAAAAAGGCTGGCTAGATTGTTCTGTGACAAGAAATGGCCTATTCTTGCCTTTCTTGATTCACACCAACCTCACAAACTTGAACACCCTTATCCTCCTCACTGTATCACTGGCACTGATGAATCCAATTTGGTTCCTG CACTAAGATGGTTGGAGAAGGAACAAAACGTAACAATCAGGCGTAAAGATTGCTACGATGGCTATATTGGTTCTTTTCAGGAGGATGGCTCTAATGTATTTGTTGATTGGGTGAAAAACAACAAAATTCAAACT TTGTTGGTTGTAGGGGTATGTACAGACATTTGTGTGCTGGATTTCGTTTGCTCTACATTATCAGCTAAGAACCGCGGTTTCCTCAATCCTTTGGAACAAGTAGTAGTTTACTCTAAAGGATGTGCCACTTTTGATTTTCCAGCCTCCATGGCAAGAAACAGCAAAGATATTTCACCACATCCTCAG GAGCTGATGCATCATGTAGGACTTTATATGGCGAAGGAAAGGGGTGCTAAAATAGCTAGAGAAGTCTCCTTCGACAGCTTGAAGAAACCATGA
- the LOC107827941 gene encoding protein EXECUTER 1, chloroplastic produces the protein MASIAPPPTFDVNPHKFNFSNPKFTSRLKRSSSSFTSQAFSTSHSVSRVSGSAFCCRCRNGTGDGETAEPSPSASSQNSSSSSSWRWDLAFQDAVRNAMKRFDDYVNWSKGAELAERSSAEKEVCVDGEEWDWERWKKHFTEVEEEERLVSVLKSQLAHAISREDYEDAAKLKVGIAAAATKDIVGRVMSRLNKAVEEEQYKDAIFMRDYAGTGLVGWWAGTSEDVNYPYGRIIHISAEHGRYVAKSYSPRQLASGVEGAPLFEIFLTVDYKGEYRQQAVYLKRKPVQQDLPLPSSKLPGALSNLDTLSPTENKSDMFDKISDAEEDGEDRDDDFGFQNALRDMIPGVQVKVLKVTAPGKVDRDLISKVIEQIMDEEDEDEEKDFDLDSVDDEDEIKVEKDGEQNVIELDTDNGVSDGEEQSQIAVRVVVGGLMQNTSSGVQHKDLLRVPARLEKKGHLSFTFSIEEDENRRNSSGSGQSPPDKKARLQGQRSLDHVMLDLAKFIGKGKIPMKVLKDMGELISLTLTQARNRQPLSKATTFNRIEISASPDPLNGLYIGAHGLYTSEVIHLRRRFGQWKEDGSPKESSRLEFYEYVEAVKLTGDSYVPAGEIAFRARIGNKYQLPHKGIIPEEFGVIARYRGQGRLAEPGFRKPRWVDGELVILDGKYIKGGPVVGFVYWDPEYHFLVFFHRLRLQE, from the exons ATGGCGTCGATTGCTCCGCCGCCGACATTCGATGTAAACCCTCACAAATTCAACTTCTCAAACCCTAAGTTCACCTCCCGATTGAAGCGTTCATCTTCATCATTCACTTCTCAGGCTTTTTCCACCTCTCATTCCGTCTCTAGGGTTTCCGGTTCAGCTTTCTGCTGCCGTTGCCGGAACGGCACCGGCGATGGCGAGACAGCTGAGCCGTCTCCATCAGCTTCTTCTCAGAACagctcttcatcttcttcttggaGATGGGACTTGGCGTTTCAGGATGCTGTTAGGAATGCGATGAAGAGGTTCGATGATTACGTGAATTGGTCCAAAGGAGCTGAGCTTGCTGAGAGGAGTAGTGCGGAGAAGGAAGTGTGTGTTGATGGCGAAGAATGGGATTGGGAACGGTGGAAAAAGCATTTCACTGAGGTTGAGGAGGAAGAACGCTTGGTTTCTGTTTTAAAG TCACAGTTGGCTCATGCTATTAGTAGAGAAGATTATGAAGATGCTGCTAAACTCAAGGTGGGCATTGCAGCTGCAGCTACTAAAGACATTGTTGGAAGAGTGATGTCCCGTCTAAAT AAAGCTGTTGAAGAAGAGCAGTACAAGGATGCAATATTTATGCGTGATTATGCTGGTACAGGATTG GTTGGATGGTGGGCTGGAACTTCAGAAGACGTTAATTATCCATATGGCCGCATTATTCATATAAGTGCTGAGCATGGAAGATATGTGGCGAAAAGTTACAGTCCGCG CCAGCTCGCTTCGGGTGTGGAAGGTGCCCCTCTTTTTGAAATATTTCTTACAGTGGATTATAAAGGCGAATACAGGCAACAG GCTGTTTACTTGAAGAGAAAGCCAGTTCAGCAAGATTTACCTCTTCCTTCTTCAAAGCTACCTGGTGCTCTTAGTAACTTGGACACTCTTAGTCCCACTGAAAACAAAAGTGATATGTTCGATAAAATCTCAGATGCTGAGGAAGATGGTGAAGATAGGGATGATGATTTTGGCTTTCAGAACGCATTGAGAGACATGATTCCGGGGGTACAGGTCAAGGTTTTAAAAGTGACAGCTCCAGGGAAGGTAGATAGAGATCTAATATCAAAGGTCATTGAGCAaataatggatgaggaagatgaagatgaagaaaaggACTTTGATTTAGACAGTGTGGACGATGAAGATGAAATTAAGGTGGAAAAAGATGGAGAGCAGAATGTGATTGAATTGGATACAGACAATGGGGTTAGTGATGGTGAAGAGCAGAGCCAAATTGCGGTTAGGGTGGTTGTTGGTGGTCTTATGCAAAATACTTCAAGTGGTGTACAGCATAAAGACCTGCTTCGAGTACCGGCAAGGCTAGAGAAGAAGGGTCACCTGTCATTTACTTTCAGTATAGAGGAAGATGAGAACAGACGCAATTCCTCTGGTAGTGGACAATCTCCCCCAGATAAAAAAGCTAGGCTCCAAGGTCAACGTAGCTTGGATCATGTGATGCTTGATCTTGCAAAGTTCATCGGCAAGGGGAAAATACCTATGAAG GTCCTTAAAGATATGGGGGAGTTGATCAGCCTCACTCTTACTCAGGCACGAAATCGTCAACCACTGTCGAAAGCAACCACCTTTAACCGCATTGAGATTTCAGCATCTCCGGACCCACTAAATG GATTATATATTGGTGCTCATGGTCTATACACTTCGGAAGTCATCCACCTTAGGCGAAGATTTGGTCAGTGGAAAGAAGACGGTAGCCCTAAGGAGTCTTCACGTTTAGAGTTTTACGAGTATGTTGAAGCTGTAAAATTAACTGGAGATTCTTATGTGCCAGCTGGTGAG ATAGCATTCCGCGCAAGAATTGGAAATAAATATCAACTTCCACATAAAGGGATTATTCCAGAAGAATTTGGTGTG ATTGCTCGATACAGGGGACAAGGAAGGCTGGCGGAGCCTGGTTTTCGAAAACCCAGATGGGTTGATGGTGAACTGGTTATCCTAGATGGAAAG TACATTAAAGGAGGGCCTGTTGTGGGTTTTGTCTACTGGGACCCTGAATATCATTTCTTAGTGTTCTTCCATCGGCTTAGGCTGCAGGAGTGA
- the LOC107827940 gene encoding nicotinamidase 1-like isoform X2 codes for MVIKTIDILKNEIPIEEESLIITEDVKAGLVLVDIINGFCTVGAGNLAPREPNRQISEMIEESKRLARLFCDKKWPILAFLDSHQPHKLEHPYPPHCITGTDESNLVPALRWLEKEQNVTIRRKDCYDGYIGSFQEDGSNVFVDWVKNNKIQTLLVVGVCTDICVLDFVCSTLSAKNRGFLNPLEQVVVYSKGCATFDFPASMARNSKDISPHPQVTYNKS; via the exons ATGGTAATAAAAACAATAGATATTTTGAAGAATGAAATTCCCATAGAGGAGGAATCACTGATCATCACTGAAGATGTGAAAGCTGGTCTTGTTCTTGTGGATATCATCAATGGCTTTTGCACTGTTGGAGCTGGAAATCTG GCACCAAGAGAGCCAAACAGGCAGATCTCTGAAATGATTGAGGAATCAAAAAGGCTGGCTAGATTGTTCTGTGACAAGAAATGGCCTATTCTTGCCTTTCTTGATTCACACCAACCTCACAAACTTGAACACCCTTATCCTCCTCACTGTATCACTGGCACTGATGAATCCAATTTGGTTCCTG CACTAAGATGGTTGGAGAAGGAACAAAACGTAACAATCAGGCGTAAAGATTGCTACGATGGCTATATTGGTTCTTTTCAGGAGGATGGCTCTAATGTATTTGTTGATTGGGTGAAAAACAACAAAATTCAAACT TTGTTGGTTGTAGGGGTATGTACAGACATTTGTGTGCTGGATTTCGTTTGCTCTACATTATCAGCTAAGAACCGCGGTTTCCTCAATCCTTTGGAACAAGTAGTAGTTTACTCTAAAGGATGTGCCACTTTTGATTTTCCAGCCTCCATGGCAAGAAACAGCAAAGATATTTCACCACATCCTCAGGTGACTTATAACAA GAGCTGA